From Vanessa tameamea isolate UH-Manoa-2023 chromosome 26, ilVanTame1 primary haplotype, whole genome shotgun sequence, one genomic window encodes:
- the LOC113398499 gene encoding uncharacterized protein LOC113398499 — MIKMKRICHLIFRLLFLLDGGVWSLRNLSISVPRAVLSGEGQSAVLRCSYDLEGAALYSIRWYRAETEFYRYVPREMPPTMVFPLPGASVDLAQSDHQQVRIVNLNRRLSGDYQCEVSADAPLFHTDIKFAPLTVVDPPFRAPRLSVSQRSYARGDVIRANCSIDEAYPAPNITWILDDHKIAETVSWRSSDLDFKERGAFSQLELTILEAEHYKVGLTYTSSNLNRVYQDHYIYDREMEDDRDIVRYTMVPPASGQFTLGCVATIFDIYARKSEPTYIREDAPHPASVTGEDSSGTITNHNMMLTTVCACAILLHAL, encoded by the exons gTGGTGTCTGGTCCCTTCGGAATCTCTCCATCTCCGTCCCCCGGGCTGTCCTCTCTGGCGAGGGTCAGTCAGCCGTCCTCCGCTGCTCGTACGACCTTGAGGGAGCCGCGTTGTACTCCATCCGCTGGTACCGAGCTGAAACGGAATTTTATCGGTATGTGCCGAGGGAAATGCCACCGACGATGGTCTTCCCATTACCTGGAGCATCAGTCGAT CTAGCTCAGTCAGACCACCAACAGGTCCGGATTGTAAATCTGAACAGACGACTTAGTGGAGACTATCAGTGCGAGGTGTCTGCTGATGCACCTCTCTTCCACACTGACATCAAATTTGCGCCCCTCACCGTTGTTG ATCCACCATTCCGAGCTCCTCGACTGTCCGTCTCTCAGAGGAGTTATGCGAGAGGAGACGTTATACGCGCAAACTGTTCCATTGATGAAGCATATCCTGCGCCCAATATCACGTGGATCCTTGATGACCATAAG ATAGCAGAAACAGTTTCCTGGAGATCATCAGACTTGGACTTTAAAGAACGAGGGGCATTCAGCCAGCTGGAGCTTACTATCCTGGAAGCGGAACACTATAAGGTCGGCCTGACGTACACCAGCTCCAATCTGAACCGTGTCTATCAAGATCACTACATCTACGACAGAGAAATGGAAGACGACCGGGACATTGTTAG GTATACTATGGTACCACCTGCAAGTGGCCAGTTCACATTGGGCTGCGTGGCGACCATTTTCGACATCTATGCCCGGAAGAGTGAACCGACATACATAAGGGAAGACGCTCCACATCCGGCATCTGTAACTGGAGAAGACTCATCAG GTACAATCACGAACCACAACATGATGCTTACAACCGTGTGCGCGTGCGCAATATTGTTGCATGCGTTATGA